A single window of Flavobacterium aestivum DNA harbors:
- a CDS encoding AIR synthase related protein has product MSSDTSKRYAQRGVSASKEDVHNAIKNIDKGLFPQAFCKIVPDYLTQDEEYCLIMHADGAGTKSSLAYMYWKETGDISVWKGIAQDALIMNIDDLLCVGATDNILLSSTIGRNKNLIPGEVLSAIINGTEELIKELDSFGVTIHSTGGETADVGDVVRTIIVDSTVTARMKRSKVIDNANIKAGDVIVGMASFGQATYEKSYNGGMGSNGLTSARHDVFEKYLATKYPESFDAAVPQELIYSGQVKLTDSVDNSPIDAGQLVLSPTRTYAPIIKKILDKYTSKDIHGMVHCSGGAQTKILHFVQNLHIIKDNLFPVPPLFKLIQEQSKTDWKEMYQVFNCGHRMEMYVSEEVAQDIIVISKSFNVDAQIIGRVEASDAKKLTITSEYGTFEY; this is encoded by the coding sequence ATGAGTTCAGATACTTCAAAAAGATATGCACAACGCGGCGTGTCAGCATCCAAAGAAGATGTGCATAATGCCATTAAAAATATAGACAAAGGATTGTTCCCACAAGCATTTTGTAAAATTGTCCCAGATTATTTAACACAAGACGAAGAGTATTGCCTCATTATGCATGCAGATGGAGCAGGAACAAAATCATCATTGGCTTATATGTATTGGAAAGAAACTGGAGATATTTCGGTTTGGAAAGGTATCGCTCAAGATGCATTAATCATGAATATTGACGACTTATTATGCGTAGGAGCTACAGATAATATCTTGCTTTCTTCTACAATTGGTAGAAATAAAAATTTGATTCCGGGCGAAGTTTTGTCTGCTATTATTAATGGAACTGAAGAACTCATAAAAGAGTTAGATTCATTTGGAGTAACCATACATTCTACAGGCGGAGAAACTGCAGATGTTGGGGATGTGGTAAGAACCATAATCGTAGATTCTACCGTAACTGCCAGAATGAAACGTTCTAAAGTTATTGATAATGCCAATATAAAAGCGGGTGATGTTATAGTAGGTATGGCTTCTTTTGGTCAGGCTACTTATGAGAAGAGTTACAACGGCGGAATGGGAAGTAATGGTCTTACCTCTGCTCGTCACGATGTTTTCGAGAAATATTTGGCAACTAAATACCCAGAAAGTTTTGATGCCGCAGTGCCACAGGAATTAATATATTCCGGACAGGTAAAACTAACAGATTCTGTGGACAATTCACCAATAGATGCGGGACAATTGGTGTTGTCACCAACAAGAACGTATGCGCCAATTATCAAGAAAATTTTAGATAAATATACTTCTAAGGACATTCATGGAATGGTACATTGTAGTGGTGGTGCACAAACCAAAATTTTACACTTTGTACAAAATCTTCATATTATAAAGGATAATTTATTTCCGGTTCCACCATTATTTAAATTGATACAAGAACAATCAAAAACAGATTGGAAAGAAATGTATCAAGTATTTAATTGCGGACATCGTATGGAAATGTATGTATCAGAAGAGGTAGCTCAGGACATCATTGTCATCTCGAAATCATTCAATGTCGATGCACAAATCATCGGTAGAGTAGAGGCTTCTGATGCAAAGAAACTTACTATTACCAGCGAATACGGTACTTTCGAGTATTAA